The Geobacter sp. genomic interval GCTCGGCCACTTCGTGCCGGCGGCACCAGAGGGCCAGGGTTGTCCCTTCCCCGAGGGGAATGCCGTCGAAAACCAGTTCCTCTGCCTGGAGAGCGGTTTCCCCCCCCAGTTCCACCGGGAGGATCTCGCGGATCTTGCGCCGGTCGGAGATGGGGAGGGCAAGTTCGCGGGCATAGACCATTGCCGGGGGGAGAACGAGGATGATTTTCTGTTCCCCCTGCGGCGGATCGAACCCGTCGAGAAGGCCTGCCAGCGCACCGTCATCGGGCAGTGTGCGGCGGCTTCCCTGGAGGAAGGTCAGGGTGCCGCGCCGCCGTTGGAAGCGGGCGACGACGGCATCGGTTTCGTTCAGTTGTATGATCAGTAGGTTCATTGAAAACCTCGGGGAGTTTGTTCCGTTGTTGCGACACGGTTGAGCGGTGCGTACTCCCGCCAGTAGAGAAAGACCGGTTGGCCGCCACCCAGTCGCACTACCGCCTCGATGGCGCGGCTGACATCCTGTACACGACCTTCGGCTCTGATGCGGTAGACATTCCCCTTGACGGTGATCTTGTCAATAAGGCCGATGCCGATGGTCTCGAAACCCGGGACCGTGGTGAGATCCGCGGCGCTCTTGAACGGAGTGTCCCGCCGCCGTTCCATGATCCGCTTCGCCATCTGGTCGTTGATACGGTCGTCCAGCGCGGTGAGGACCTCCAGTGGCGCGGTGTTGATATTGATCGGCCCGGTCGGCGCAGCAGGGACGTCGGGATAGACGGTCACCAGATGCCGGAGCCTTTCCAGGGGCGTACCCGCAAATCCCCGCACCAGGGCAAGCTCCTCCACCGTTTCCAAGGGGGCATTCTTTGCGCTGTAGGGCGGCTTCAGGTTGCGGTAATAGACGTCTTCGCCGCCGCCGGGATGGGGTGTCTCATTCAGATCCACCCAGTCGGCCAGGGCATCGATCAGGTCCGGGCTCAAGTCCAGCTTGCGGAACAGCCGTGTGGCGACCTGCGCGGCATACATCCCCTCATATGCTCCATTGGGCGGCGACACGTAGTTGAGGTTGAGCTTGCCGGTCTCCTCCTCGATGACGATCTGCAACTCCCCCCGTTCGTCGCTTGCTGAGAGCGGTTGCGCCCACTGATCGGCCAGAGAGGTATAGGCCTGCGTGCTGCGGTTCAGTTGCAGCAGCTTGATGCCGCCCGTAATCCCCGATTCCGCCAGGAGGCTTGCTTGCTGGCCTGCCACGAAGTTATGGCGGGCCGAGGTGTCGACAAAGACCTCGGTAGTGAACTCGACGGTCATGGCGACCAGGAGGGCCGTGATCAGCAGGGTGATTACCAGGGCAAAGCCCCGCTCGTTGTTCATGACCCTGCGATCCGTATGGTCGCCAGGGTCGTATACCCTACGGTGCGGCCGTTCTCGTGAAGCTGCAGGGTTACACGGACCGCCTTCGGCATGGTGCCGTTGATCCCGGTATCCCAGCTCCGAACCCATTTCGAACCGTCGGCAGAACACTCGACCAAAAAACCTTCAATATTCTCCATCTGTGGGTAGTTGAGCGGTTCTTCGTCCAACTGGACCCCCTGGGAGGACCGGGCAAGGGTCAGATGCTCTCCCTTTGCCACCACGCTGTAGGTGACCGCCACCTGGTCTGAAACCGGCATGCCCGGAGGAGCCGGTGGTGCCATGGTGGCAAAGGCAAGGCGGGAGGCCGGTTTGCCGAAATGATCGCGGTCTTCCACCACGAAACGGAGATGCTGGTTATTGCTGCGAAACCATGCCCCGTTCAGTTCCCGGCGCAGGGAATCCAGGGTTTCCCGTAGCGCCCGGCGCTCCTCCATCCCCGCGATGGTGGATTCCTTTCCCGCGAACAGGGTGAAATAGGTACCGTATACGGCGGTTGCTATGATGGCAAGCAGCGCCAGAGCGACCAGTACCTCCAGCAGGGTGAATCCTGCCACGCTCCTTGCCGTTCCGGAGAACGGTTTCCGCGACGGCTGTCCGGAACGGGTCATTGCTTTTCCCGGTACTTGGTCAGTATCAGCCGCTGCTGTTCCCGGTTCCACGAGACCGTCAGGTTGAGCTGCTCGATACCTGGCCACTGGGTAGATTCGGTGGCCAGTTTCCAGCTGATCTCCGGCCAGTCGGGGGTAAAGGTGCCGGTTCCCGTTTTCTCGCCGCGCAGGACGGCATCGTCAATCCTGGCACGGGCCAGAACCATGGCGACGGTCTCTTCCCGGTCGCGGGTTGCGATGCCCAGGTGATATCCGAAGGAGGAGATAACCGTCATCAGGACCCCGGCAATGATCGCCAGCGCCACCATGACCTCCAGCAGGGTGAATCCTCTCACAGGTTAGCCTCCAGATATCCCTCCCCAACCGTTACCCGACCGCCGTAGGAGAGGGCAACCACCGTCATCTGCCCGCCGTTGCCTCCGCGCAGGTGAATGGTGGCGACTTCGGCAAGCCCGGCAGGCCCGATGTCCATGGTGACCACGCCGCTGGAGACGGTGCCGAGCCTGGGGGTCTGGACATCAGTGATGGTGACCCCCTCGCGAAGGATGGGGCCGGAGAAGAACGGGTCGCGCGGGTCGCTTTCCGTTCCGTCGGAGGAGACGACGGCTACCCGTATCTCGCCGGTGCCGGGGGTGAGGCGGAGCCGGTAGAGCTGCCGGGTGGTCGCGACCTGATCCTGAAGGTAGCGCAGGGTGGTTGCCAGTGCCCGTGCCGAGCCTTTCAGGGCTGTGCCCTGGCTGTCGGGGAGGCGCGGAATGACTAGGAGCGTCACCAGTGCCAGGATCGCCAGCACCACTACCAGTTCGATCAGAGTGAAACCGTGCGCTGCCAACAGGGGTCGATCCTTGGGCATCGGCAGCCGAAGAGCCCATTGGCGCTTCATCGAGAGCTGCGGAGCATGCACGGTGTCTCCCCTCCCGTCACCGTTGCCTCACTGCTGCAGATTCCAGTTGCAGATGTCCGCACTCGTTCCTTCTCCACCCTTGACACCGTCCGAACCTTGGGAGCAGAGGTCGTAGTCGCCATGCTCACCGGGGGAGAGATAGATGTACTCGTTGCCCCAGGGGTCCTTGGGGACGTTCTTGCTCTCCAGGTACCCCCCTTCCTTGAAGTTCTTGGGGATGACGCCGGTGGTCGGCTTGGTGATGAGGGCCTGCAGACCCTGCTCGGTGGCGGGATAGGCACCGTTGTCCATCTTGTACAGCTTGAGAGCGGTTTCCAGGTTCTTCACCTGGACCTTGGCATCGGTTATCTTGGCATCGTCGGTCCGGCCGATGATCTTGGGGCCGACAATGGCCGCCAGCAGGGCGAGGATGACGATAACCACCATGATCTCGATGAGGGTGAAGCCGCGATTGTCGTGCAACGTATGGTTCATAAGGGCCTCCATGAAGATTCAGTCAATAAGCGATTCCTGTTCCGGGTCTGCTGTTATTTGATCAGTTGATTCATCTGGAATATGGGGAGCAGCACTGCCATCACCACGGTCCCGACGGCCAGGCCCATCCCGAGAACCAGCAACGGTTCCAGCAGTGCCATGCCACGGGTAACGGCGGTCTCGAACTCCTTCTCAAAGGCGGCGCCGGCCCTGATCAGCATCTGCTCCAGTTCGCCCCCCCGTTCGCCGACGGCGATCATATGGATCAGGAGCGGCGGGAAGAGGGGGCTCCTGCCGAGACTGGCGGAGAGCCGGCCCCCCTCGATGATCTCGGCCTTGACCTGGTTGAGCACGCTGCGGTAGGTGCGGTTGGCCACGACCTCGGCGGCGATCTCCAGTGCCCGTATCATCGGGACCCCGCTGACGAGCAGCAGTCCCAGCGCCCTGCCCAGGCGTGCCAGGGCCAGTTTCTGAACCAGCGGCCCGGCCAGGGGGAGCCTGAGCACCATGCGGTCGCGCCACTCTTGGACATCGGGGCGGTGGCGGAGCCGGTCATAGAGCAGTGCCAGGCCGCAGGCGACAATGACCACCAGCCACCACCACTGCTGGAAAAAGTGGCTGACTGCCATGAGGGCGACGGTGATCAGGGGGAGCGCCGCCCGGTTCTGCTCGAAAACGACCACGATCTTGGGGATGACGAAGGCGAGCAGGAACAGCATGACCCCGCCACCCACCACCATCATCAGGATCGGATAGGCCAGGGCTGTGGAAACCTTGCTCCGGATGGCCGCCTGATCTTCCAGGAATTCGGCGAGCCTTTCCAGGACCGATTCCAGGGCGCCGCTTGCTTCCCCGGCAGCAACCATTGCCACGTAACTGTCGTTGAAGACATGGGGCTCGGCAGCAAAGGCCCTTGCCAGGGGTATCCCTTCCCGGAGCCGCTCCCTGACCCTGCCGAGGATGTTTTTCAATTCACCGGGACGCTCCTGCTCCTGCAAGGCGCTGACCGCCTCGAAGACCGGCACAGACGAGCCGAGCAGGGTGGCAAGCCTGCGGGTTGCCAGGGCCTGTTCCGGCAGGGATACGCCGCGGCGCAGCCGCCAGCCGCGAACCTCTCCCGTCCCGGTTCCAAGGGGCGAGATATCCTTGGCAAAGAGCCCCTCCTTTTTCAGGCGCATCTGCGCGTCGCGCAGGCTTTCGGCTTCGATGGTGCCGCTGACCTCCGCTCCGGC includes:
- a CDS encoding prepilin-type N-terminal cleavage/methylation domain-containing protein; this encodes MHAPQLSMKRQWALRLPMPKDRPLLAAHGFTLIELVVVLAILALVTLLVIPRLPDSQGTALKGSARALATTLRYLQDQVATTRQLYRLRLTPGTGEIRVAVVSSDGTESDPRDPFFSGPILREGVTITDVQTPRLGTVSSGVVTMDIGPAGLAEVATIHLRGGNGGQMTVVALSYGGRVTVGEGYLEANL
- the gspI gene encoding type II secretion system protein GspI, whose translation is MRGFTLLEVMVALAIIAGVLMTVISSFGYHLGIATRDREETVAMVLARARIDDAVLRGEKTGTGTFTPDWPEISWKLATESTQWPGIEQLNLTVSWNREQQRLILTKYREKQ
- the gspF gene encoding type II secretion system protein GspF, which produces MPTFRYSAYKAAGAEVSGTIEAESLRDAQMRLKKEGLFAKDISPLGTGTGEVRGWRLRRGVSLPEQALATRRLATLLGSSVPVFEAVSALQEQERPGELKNILGRVRERLREGIPLARAFAAEPHVFNDSYVAMVAAGEASGALESVLERLAEFLEDQAAIRSKVSTALAYPILMMVVGGGVMLFLLAFVIPKIVVVFEQNRAALPLITVALMAVSHFFQQWWWLVVIVACGLALLYDRLRHRPDVQEWRDRMVLRLPLAGPLVQKLALARLGRALGLLLVSGVPMIRALEIAAEVVANRTYRSVLNQVKAEIIEGGRLSASLGRSPLFPPLLIHMIAVGERGGELEQMLIRAGAAFEKEFETAVTRGMALLEPLLVLGMGLAVGTVVMAVLLPIFQMNQLIK
- a CDS encoding prepilin-type N-terminal cleavage/methylation domain-containing protein; translation: MTRSGQPSRKPFSGTARSVAGFTLLEVLVALALLAIIATAVYGTYFTLFAGKESTIAGMEERRALRETLDSLRRELNGAWFRSNNQHLRFVVEDRDHFGKPASRLAFATMAPPAPPGMPVSDQVAVTYSVVAKGEHLTLARSSQGVQLDEEPLNYPQMENIEGFLVECSADGSKWVRSWDTGINGTMPKAVRVTLQLHENGRTVGYTTLATIRIAGS
- the gspG gene encoding type II secretion system protein GspG — translated: MNHTLHDNRGFTLIEIMVVIVILALLAAIVGPKIIGRTDDAKITDAKVQVKNLETALKLYKMDNGAYPATEQGLQALITKPTTGVIPKNFKEGGYLESKNVPKDPWGNEYIYLSPGEHGDYDLCSQGSDGVKGGEGTSADICNWNLQQ
- a CDS encoding general secretion pathway protein GspK; this translates as MNNERGFALVITLLITALLVAMTVEFTTEVFVDTSARHNFVAGQQASLLAESGITGGIKLLQLNRSTQAYTSLADQWAQPLSASDERGELQIVIEEETGKLNLNYVSPPNGAYEGMYAAQVATRLFRKLDLSPDLIDALADWVDLNETPHPGGGEDVYYRNLKPPYSAKNAPLETVEELALVRGFAGTPLERLRHLVTVYPDVPAAPTGPININTAPLEVLTALDDRINDQMAKRIMERRRDTPFKSAADLTTVPGFETIGIGLIDKITVKGNVYRIRAEGRVQDVSRAIEAVVRLGGGQPVFLYWREYAPLNRVATTEQTPRGFQ